A single genomic interval of Zingiber officinale cultivar Zhangliang chromosome 4A, Zo_v1.1, whole genome shotgun sequence harbors:
- the LOC121972903 gene encoding SPX domain-containing protein 1-like produces the protein MANARVLTDEATEEKGDRESFVGAMGDLIGKLRGRTCRLVKILKKYDKRTGALIRQPFIEKVLHQPFFTTDLLCKLVKECVAMLDHLFPSNNLSISAECDGQNGVPKPAQSSGRVPELEEIKYMQSLYMKSTVAALRSLKQIRSKSSTVKTD, from the exons ATGGCG AATGCGAGAGTACTTACAGATGAAGCTACCGAGGAGAAAGGAGATCGT GAATCATTTGTTGGTGCTATG GGTGATCTTATCGGGAAGCTGAGAGGACGGACCTGTCGGCTAGTGAAAATACTGAAGAAGTATGACAAGAGAACAGGAGCACTTATCAGGCAGCCCTTCATCGAAAAGGTGCTGCATCAGCCATTCTTTACAACTGATCTCCTATGCAAACTCGTGAAGGAGTGTGTGGCTATGCTCGACCACCTCTTCCCCAGCAACAACCTGTCAATTTCAGCAGAATGCGACGGACAAAATGGAGTGCCAAAGCCGGCACAATCAAGTGGGAGGGTTccggagttggaggagattaaaTATATGCAAAGCTTATACATGAAGAGCACTGTAGCAGCGCTGCGGTCCTTGAAACAGATTAGGAGCAAAAGTTCAACAGTCAAAACAgattag